Proteins encoded together in one Drosophila albomicans strain 15112-1751.03 chromosome 2R, ASM965048v2, whole genome shotgun sequence window:
- the LOC117574857 gene encoding uncharacterized protein LOC117574857, protein MCWCARVYWTVLQNLFARFYNNLTEQQCDCVCCGCCCCGDYRDVDADSEAGERVSASIVDDDQQLRTQHDYVIVDDADANYAEIECRQIETEAYYFTVDRATAEHMLEGREDGACLVRPFKATDVCIKYIVSIYAGEQYYHLFVRQIDGRQRYGIGQLKPHERHFPSPCDIIEFYAEHALLCTNKQRSQSIRLKPISYA, encoded by the exons ATGTGCTGGTGTGCACGTGTCTATTGGACAGTGTTGCAGAATCTCTTTGCGCGCTTCTACAACAATCTGACGGAGCAGCAATGCGACTGCgtctgttgtggctgctgctgttgtggcgaTTATCGTGACGTCGACGCTGATAGCGAAGCTGGCGAACGGGTTTCAGCATCGATTGTCGATGACGATCAGCAGCTTAGAACACAACACGATTATGTCATAGTTG ATGATGCCGATGCGAACTATGCGGAGATCGAGTGTCGTCAGATCGAAACCGAGGCGTATTACTTCACCGTGGATCGGGCCACAGCGGAACACATGCTCGAGGGACGCGAGGATGGCGCCTGTCTGGTGCGTCCCTTCAAGGCGACGGATGTGTGCATCAAGTACATTGTGAGCATCTATGCAGGCGAACAGTATTATCATCTGTTTGTGCGACAGATCGATGGACGTCAACGCTACGGCATCGGACAGCTGAAGCCGCATGAACGTCACTTTCCCTCGCCCTGCGACATCATCGAGTTCTACGCTGAGCACGCGCTGCTCTGCACCAATAAGCAGCGCAGTCAGAGCATTCGACTGAAGCCCATC